In Numidum massiliense, a single genomic region encodes these proteins:
- a CDS encoding DUF423 domain-containing protein: protein MRLFLILGAFNMFLSVALGAFGAHGLEGKVSERMLANWQTGTQYHMAHALGLLLIALLAGKLSDSALVTAGGWFIVAGIVLFSGSLYVMALTNITKLGMITPIGGVSFLIGWLLVMYAGIRHL from the coding sequence ATGAGACTGTTCCTTATTTTAGGTGCGTTCAATATGTTCCTTAGCGTCGCCCTCGGCGCGTTCGGCGCCCACGGCCTAGAAGGAAAAGTATCTGAGCGCATGTTAGCCAATTGGCAAACCGGTACGCAATACCACATGGCGCATGCTCTCGGCTTGCTCTTGATCGCCTTACTCGCTGGCAAGCTTAGTGACTCGGCACTCGTTACTGCTGGTGGCTGGTTCATTGTCGCTGGCATCGTCCTCTTCTCTGGCAGCTTGTACGTGATGGCTTTAACGAACATCACCAAGCTAGGTATGATTACGCCGATTGGCGGCGTGTCGTTTCTCATCGGGTGGCTGCTAGTGATGTATGCAGGCATTCGGCATTTGTAA
- a CDS encoding CPBP family intramembrane glutamic endopeptidase translates to MSKPSLVNWKLFSLLLIGGVIGSLAVLPYQLTLTPTDVPLPAIILNALINGVLILALATFLGLLLAQKVGLGAPILEKVVSGEKVSINWSRYVGMSVLFGVAAAICIIVFDGSFAAFIAVETPAAETVSRPSWWQGLLASLYGGITEEIQLRLFFMTLLVWLFGKVTKNAHPKTSSGIVWTAIIVAAVLFGVGHLPLAAAIEPLTTWIILRVIVLNAVGGIIFGWLYWKKGLEAAMIAHFSADIVLHVLLPLIAA, encoded by the coding sequence ATGTCCAAACCGTCGCTCGTCAATTGGAAACTGTTTTCGTTGTTGCTTATTGGGGGGGTAATCGGCTCTCTGGCGGTGCTCCCCTATCAACTGACACTCACACCGACCGACGTTCCCCTCCCCGCAATCATTCTCAACGCTTTGATCAATGGCGTTCTCATTCTCGCTCTCGCAACATTTCTCGGATTATTACTGGCACAAAAGGTGGGCTTAGGTGCACCCATTTTAGAGAAGGTTGTCTCCGGTGAGAAAGTTTCTATTAACTGGTCGCGCTACGTCGGAATGTCTGTTTTATTCGGTGTCGCCGCAGCCATATGTATTATCGTGTTCGATGGAAGTTTCGCCGCGTTTATAGCCGTCGAGACGCCCGCTGCGGAAACAGTAAGCAGGCCGAGTTGGTGGCAAGGGTTACTTGCCTCGCTTTACGGTGGGATCACTGAAGAAATACAGCTTCGCCTCTTTTTTATGACGCTCCTCGTTTGGTTGTTTGGTAAAGTGACAAAAAATGCGCATCCGAAAACGAGTTCCGGCATCGTGTGGACAGCTATTATCGTTGCCGCAGTACTGTTTGGTGTCGGACACTTACCGCTCGCTGCTGCCATCGAACCGCTTACCACGTGGATCATCCTCCGGGTCATCGTCTTAAACGCAGTTGGCGGGATCATCTTCGGATGGCTTTACTGGAAAAAAGGACTGGAGGCCGCGATGATTGCCCATTTTTCTGCTGACATCGTGCTACACGTTTTGCTTCCGCTCATCGCCGCATAA
- a CDS encoding DUF3153 domain-containing protein — protein MGRRRNRNAVPLVLLFVVTVALTGCAQGIVEVEVNKDFSVDLHTTVGLDKQIANYSGELLKEVEKNLNKMNLQPEAYGDDRYTGYVGTRHYSLRELKKMAGDIQKQKKRTDTTGEQPATKQANDRGWRVDSRVEETLLQKKYDVKAVVNVQKVLYSQSPLLLGKLGDFEDQMIGHFLKQMNLQAKLTLPYDLSVTHNGTTVENDGKTIVWEINPVEDNTINVQFAIPHIRNIVIIVCGVLLLLIAVILIVRQRRGKNRKYGA, from the coding sequence ATGGGGCGTAGGCGTAACAGAAACGCGGTGCCACTTGTTCTACTGTTTGTCGTTACAGTCGCTCTGACGGGCTGTGCACAAGGGATCGTGGAAGTGGAAGTCAACAAAGATTTCAGTGTCGATCTACATACGACCGTCGGCCTCGATAAACAGATCGCCAATTACTCCGGCGAGTTGCTAAAAGAAGTTGAAAAGAACCTCAACAAAATGAACTTGCAACCGGAAGCGTACGGCGATGACCGATACACCGGCTATGTCGGGACGAGGCATTATTCGTTGCGCGAGCTAAAAAAAATGGCGGGCGACATACAGAAGCAAAAAAAGCGCACCGATACGACAGGGGAGCAACCGGCAACGAAACAAGCGAACGACCGCGGCTGGCGAGTCGACTCTCGCGTCGAAGAAACGCTGTTGCAAAAGAAGTACGACGTAAAAGCCGTCGTCAACGTGCAAAAGGTGTTGTACAGTCAATCGCCACTACTTTTGGGTAAACTCGGAGACTTTGAAGATCAGATGATCGGTCATTTTTTAAAGCAAATGAACTTACAGGCGAAACTGACGCTCCCGTACGATTTAAGTGTGACCCACAATGGGACTACGGTGGAGAATGACGGTAAAACAATCGTCTGGGAAATTAATCCGGTCGAAGACAACACGATCAATGTGCAGTTTGCTATTCCGCACATTAGGAATATCGTCATTATAGTTTGTGGTGTCCTCCTACTCCTCATCGCCGTTATTTTGATCGTACGACAACGCCGCGGCAAGAACAGAAAATACGGTGCGTAA
- a CDS encoding bifunctional metallophosphatase/5'-nucleotidase yields the protein MEKQGTRQTVTILETSDVHGNILPLNYGINRPMELGLAKLAALIRRERKQNPHTLLIDNGDLIQGTPLSYYHACIDNEPVDPLVSALNELKYDAAVFGNHEFNYGQDVLQKAMREAKFPWLSANIVKKGTDEPYYGKPYIVKTLPGGLKVGVLGLTTHYIPNWEKPAHIAALDFRDALETAKEWVPVLRDREGVDVLVVSYHGGFERDLEGGGETEAQTGENQGYRLCYEVPGIDVLLTGHQHRLLAQDDVNGVAIVQPGSQGTALGKVTLTVEKKAGGWAIVEKGVQLLSAAGVTPDETVVRMTEPYEVKTQQWLDQPIGHIKGDMRVHDPMQIRLKDNALIEFFNKVQMAYAGVDISNTALFDNYAPGLPSDVTMRDVVANYIYPNSLRVLRLQGKDIKAALERSASYFAPYTGGAIEVSASFKQPKPQHYNYDMWEGIDYVINISRPVGERVVKLTYRGEPLDMDGTYDVVMNNYRAGGGGDYFMFQGKPVIKDIPIDVSELIADYIRERGTIEATVDGNWAVVCD from the coding sequence ATGGAAAAGCAAGGCACGAGACAGACAGTGACGATTTTGGAAACGAGTGACGTCCACGGCAACATTCTTCCACTCAATTACGGGATCAACCGCCCGATGGAACTTGGGCTTGCCAAACTGGCTGCGCTCATTCGCCGCGAGCGGAAGCAAAACCCGCATACGCTTTTAATCGACAACGGCGATTTAATTCAAGGGACGCCGCTGTCGTATTACCACGCCTGTATCGACAACGAACCGGTCGACCCGCTAGTTAGCGCGTTGAACGAGCTCAAGTACGACGCAGCCGTATTCGGCAACCACGAGTTTAATTACGGACAAGATGTTCTGCAGAAGGCGATGCGTGAAGCTAAGTTTCCGTGGCTGTCGGCAAACATCGTCAAAAAAGGGACCGATGAACCGTACTACGGAAAGCCGTACATCGTCAAGACGTTGCCGGGCGGTTTAAAGGTAGGGGTACTCGGTTTGACGACACATTACATACCTAACTGGGAAAAGCCGGCCCACATTGCCGCGCTCGACTTTCGCGACGCGTTGGAAACCGCGAAAGAGTGGGTGCCGGTTTTACGCGACCGAGAAGGCGTCGATGTGCTTGTCGTTTCTTACCACGGCGGATTTGAACGCGACCTTGAAGGCGGGGGAGAGACAGAGGCGCAGACGGGAGAAAACCAAGGGTATCGCTTGTGCTACGAAGTGCCGGGGATCGACGTCCTGTTAACGGGTCATCAGCACCGCTTACTTGCACAGGACGACGTGAACGGCGTCGCGATCGTGCAACCGGGTAGCCAAGGGACGGCACTCGGAAAGGTGACATTGACAGTCGAGAAGAAGGCAGGCGGTTGGGCGATTGTGGAAAAAGGGGTGCAGTTGCTATCCGCTGCAGGCGTGACGCCAGATGAAACAGTCGTGCGCATGACCGAGCCGTACGAAGTAAAAACCCAGCAGTGGCTCGACCAGCCAATCGGCCACATTAAAGGCGATATGCGCGTACACGATCCGATGCAGATTAGGCTTAAAGATAACGCCTTAATCGAGTTTTTTAACAAAGTGCAAATGGCTTACGCCGGAGTCGATATTTCGAACACGGCGCTATTCGACAATTACGCGCCAGGGTTGCCGAGTGACGTGACGATGCGCGACGTCGTCGCCAATTACATTTATCCGAACAGCTTGCGCGTCCTCCGCCTACAAGGCAAAGATATTAAAGCAGCTCTTGAGCGCAGCGCCTCCTACTTTGCACCGTACACCGGTGGGGCAATTGAAGTGAGCGCTTCTTTCAAACAGCCGAAGCCGCAACATTACAACTATGACATGTGGGAAGGGATCGACTACGTCATTAATATTTCACGGCCAGTCGGCGAACGCGTCGTCAAACTGACTTATCGCGGCGAACCGCTCGACATGGACGGCACGTACGACGTCGTCATGAACAACTACCGCGCCGGAGGCGGCGGCGACTATTTTATGTTCCAAGGAAAGCCGGTCATTAAAGACATTCCGATAGACGTTTCCGAGCTTATCGCCGATTACATTCGCGAACGGGGAACGATCGAAGCGACAGTCGACGGAAACTGGGCAGTCGTTTGCGATTGA
- the phnC gene encoding phosphonate ABC transporter ATP-binding protein, whose translation MITFNSVSKVYPNGTVGLKNINLHIDPGEFVVIVGLSGAGKSTLLRSINRLNEISEGEILIDGRSITKASGKELRQFRRDIGMIFQNFNLVKRSSVMRNVLSGRVGYHSTLRTLFGLFPKRDVELAFDALERVNIAEKAYARADELSGGQQQRVSIARALAQEAKIILADEPVASLDPLTTRQVMDDLKRINTELGITTVVNLHFIDLAREYATRIVGLRAGELVFDGPVETATDDAFSEIYGRPIREDELLGEGSDE comes from the coding sequence ATGATTACATTTAATAGCGTCTCCAAAGTGTACCCAAATGGAACGGTCGGTCTAAAAAATATAAACTTGCACATCGACCCCGGCGAATTCGTCGTCATCGTCGGCTTGTCGGGCGCAGGTAAATCGACGCTCCTACGCTCGATTAACCGCCTGAATGAAATAAGCGAAGGCGAAATTCTCATCGATGGCCGCTCCATTACGAAAGCGTCGGGAAAAGAGTTGCGCCAGTTTCGCCGCGACATCGGTATGATTTTTCAAAACTTTAATCTAGTAAAACGTTCGTCCGTGATGCGTAACGTGTTGTCCGGGCGAGTCGGCTACCATTCGACATTGCGCACGTTGTTCGGCTTGTTCCCGAAGCGCGATGTCGAATTAGCGTTCGACGCACTAGAAAGGGTTAACATTGCCGAAAAAGCGTATGCGCGAGCGGACGAGCTTTCTGGGGGACAACAACAACGTGTGTCCATTGCGCGCGCCCTCGCCCAAGAGGCAAAAATCATTCTCGCCGATGAGCCCGTCGCCTCGCTCGACCCGCTCACGACGCGGCAAGTGATGGACGACCTAAAGCGCATCAATACGGAATTAGGGATTACGACGGTCGTCAACTTGCACTTTATCGACTTAGCACGCGAGTACGCCACGCGCATTGTCGGGCTGCGCGCTGGGGAGTTGGTATTTGACGGACCAGTGGAGACAGCGACAGACGACGCGTTTTCCGAAATTTATGGCCGACCGATCCGCGAGGACGAACTATTGGGAGAGGGAAGCGATGAGTAG
- the phnE gene encoding phosphonate ABC transporter, permease protein PhnE has protein sequence MSRDLAKRPPRTKTYMTVLLIAVLLVGSAMKTGVDFAELVTGLPEMKRILKEMFPPNWGYFGKIVDPMLDTIRMALLGTTFGAILAIPLIFLAAANVSKSPFIYQPARFVMNLIRTVPDLLLAGIFVAIFGIGPIPGILALVFFSLGFFAKLAYESIEAIDPGPLEAMTAVGANKWQWIQYGVVPQVLPAFIAHVLYTFEVNIRGAAILGFVGAGGIGLILEQNLGRLKYDNVMTIILFTLLIVWMIDFVSTRLREKLL, from the coding sequence ATGAGTAGAGACTTAGCCAAGCGTCCGCCGCGCACGAAAACGTATATGACCGTGCTGCTGATTGCCGTGTTACTCGTCGGTAGCGCCATGAAAACTGGGGTCGACTTTGCGGAACTCGTAACGGGATTACCAGAAATGAAACGTATCCTTAAAGAAATGTTCCCGCCAAATTGGGGTTACTTCGGCAAAATTGTCGACCCGATGTTAGACACAATCCGCATGGCGTTACTCGGGACGACCTTTGGAGCGATTCTCGCAATCCCACTCATCTTCTTAGCAGCGGCTAACGTGTCGAAGTCGCCTTTTATATACCAACCGGCGCGGTTTGTGATGAACTTAATCCGCACCGTACCCGACTTGCTCCTCGCGGGCATTTTTGTCGCCATCTTCGGCATCGGACCGATTCCGGGTATACTCGCACTCGTCTTTTTCTCGCTCGGCTTTTTCGCCAAACTGGCGTACGAGTCGATTGAAGCGATCGATCCTGGCCCGTTAGAAGCGATGACGGCGGTCGGCGCCAACAAGTGGCAGTGGATTCAATACGGAGTGGTGCCACAAGTACTGCCGGCCTTTATTGCCCACGTGTTGTACACGTTCGAGGTGAACATCCGCGGCGCAGCCATCCTCGGCTTCGTCGGTGCCGGCGGGATCGGCCTTATCCTCGAACAAAACTTAGGGCGGCTGAAATACGACAACGTGATGACAATCATTCTCTTTACGTTGTTGATCGTCTGGATGATCGACTTCGTCAGTACGAGATTACGGGAGAAACTACTATGA
- the phnE gene encoding phosphonate ABC transporter, permease protein PhnE — MSYKKPQKPLQQRIVTWMIVLFLAMLYIWAFSGIAFDKINETAGEVTRSILDGLFHPNWGYVYDPAGEDLIDALLETLAIAILGTFIAAILCIPFAFWAANNMSRSKIVSQTGKMSLSIIRTFPEIVLALLFIVVVGPGSYAGVLALGLHSIGMLGKLVSEAIENMDLSPTEALTACGANRLQTLWFAVVPQIMPEFLSFVLYRFEINVRAASILGVIGAGGIGTPLIFALSTRDWPKVGIILLGIIVMVTIIDYISSFIRKRLV; from the coding sequence ATGAGCTATAAGAAACCGCAAAAACCACTACAACAGCGAATTGTCACATGGATGATCGTCCTGTTCCTCGCGATGCTGTACATATGGGCGTTTTCCGGCATCGCCTTCGACAAAATTAACGAAACGGCCGGCGAGGTGACGCGTTCGATTTTAGACGGGTTGTTTCACCCGAACTGGGGGTACGTCTACGATCCCGCCGGAGAAGATTTAATAGACGCCCTGCTCGAAACGTTAGCGATTGCCATCTTGGGGACGTTCATTGCCGCGATACTTTGTATTCCGTTCGCCTTCTGGGCGGCGAACAACATGTCGCGGTCAAAAATCGTCAGCCAGACAGGAAAAATGTCCTTAAGCATTATTCGCACCTTCCCAGAAATCGTGCTAGCGCTGTTGTTTATCGTCGTCGTCGGCCCCGGGTCATACGCCGGTGTGCTCGCGCTCGGGTTACACTCGATCGGCATGCTCGGCAAGCTCGTGTCGGAGGCCATTGAAAATATGGATTTAAGTCCGACCGAGGCACTTACAGCGTGCGGCGCCAACCGACTGCAGACGCTATGGTTTGCCGTCGTGCCGCAAATTATGCCCGAGTTTCTGTCGTTTGTCTTGTACCGCTTTGAAATTAACGTGCGTGCGGCCTCGATCTTAGGGGTCATCGGCGCTGGCGGGATCGGGACGCCGCTCATTTTCGCCTTATCGACGCGAGACTGGCCGAAAGTCGGTATTATTTTGCTCGGCATTATCGTCATGGTCACGATTATCGACTACATTTCTAGCTTCATCCGCAAACGCCTCGTCTAA
- a CDS encoding phosphate/phosphite/phosphonate ABC transporter substrate-binding protein: protein MFKKLTVVALCCVLSVALFAGCGGSKEEGSEGKDGAKGYEPKELTVQFVPSQSADTLEAKAKPLEELLKDKLGIPVKVSVSTDYNTVIEAMASKKIDVGFLPPTAYVIAHKKEAADVILQAQRYGIKDDNTGENTDELVDFYHSIILVKKDSGIKDVKDLKGKKVAWQNVTSSAGYVWPAMELQKVGLDPQNDVEGVTMKGHDQAVLALLNGQVDAAAVFEDARNNIKKDYPNAFKDTVVLKKTAKIPNDTISVRPDLTDEWKKKISDAFIEIGKDEKGKEIIRDVYSHEGYSPSKDSNFDTVREYEEELGE from the coding sequence ATGTTTAAGAAGCTAACGGTTGTTGCGCTCTGCTGTGTCCTTAGTGTCGCCTTATTCGCAGGGTGTGGTGGCAGTAAAGAGGAGGGGAGTGAAGGGAAAGACGGTGCTAAAGGGTATGAGCCAAAAGAGCTCACGGTGCAATTCGTCCCTTCGCAAAGTGCAGACACGCTAGAAGCGAAGGCTAAGCCGCTCGAGGAGTTGTTAAAGGACAAACTGGGTATCCCGGTTAAAGTCAGTGTTTCGACGGACTACAATACGGTTATTGAAGCGATGGCAAGTAAAAAGATTGACGTCGGATTTCTCCCTCCGACCGCATACGTCATTGCACACAAAAAAGAGGCGGCCGACGTTATTTTACAAGCGCAACGTTACGGCATTAAAGACGACAACACCGGGGAAAATACGGATGAACTGGTCGACTTCTACCACTCCATCATTCTCGTGAAAAAAGACTCCGGAATTAAAGATGTGAAAGATTTGAAAGGGAAAAAGGTGGCATGGCAAAACGTCACTTCGTCCGCTGGATATGTCTGGCCGGCGATGGAACTGCAAAAAGTCGGCCTCGATCCACAAAATGACGTCGAAGGCGTCACGATGAAAGGGCACGACCAAGCTGTGCTCGCACTGTTGAACGGACAGGTTGACGCTGCTGCCGTATTTGAAGACGCACGCAACAACATTAAAAAAGACTACCCGAACGCCTTCAAAGATACGGTCGTTTTGAAGAAGACGGCAAAGATCCCGAACGATACGATTTCCGTGCGTCCGGATCTGACGGATGAGTGGAAGAAAAAAATAAGTGACGCCTTTATCGAAATCGGTAAGGACGAAAAAGGGAAAGAAATCATTCGCGACGTTTACTCCCACGAAGGATACTCCCCGTCTAAGGACAGCAACTTTGACACTGTCCGCGAGTACGAGGAAGAACTCGGAGAGTAA
- the coaA gene encoding type I pantothenate kinase, which yields MKKTKKFSPYMSFTSDKWRQLRNSTPLLLSEAELNKLLGLIEQVSLDEVANVYLPLSRLLNLYVANSQHMYQTTKRFLCVPEEKVPYIIGIAGSVAVGKSTTARILQTLLSRWPNHPKVDLVTTDGFLYPNAELEKRGLMKRKGFPESYDIRALMKFLAEVKSGNPEVVTPVYSHLVYDIVPNEYQVIRQPDIVIVEGLNVLQTTRTRNGNGPVPQLFVSDFFDISLYVDANVKDISRWYVERFKLLRHTAFKDPTSYFRRYADLSDDEATEKALSIWREINERNLLMNILPTRARADIILRKGPNHDIQEVKLRKL from the coding sequence ATGAAAAAGACGAAGAAATTTTCCCCGTATATGAGTTTTACTAGCGATAAATGGCGACAGTTGCGAAATTCGACGCCACTTCTATTGTCAGAAGCTGAATTAAATAAGTTACTCGGACTCATCGAACAAGTGTCACTGGACGAAGTAGCGAACGTTTATTTGCCGTTATCGCGGCTGCTCAACCTTTATGTCGCCAACAGTCAACACATGTACCAAACGACGAAAAGGTTTCTCTGCGTTCCCGAGGAGAAAGTCCCCTACATTATCGGGATCGCTGGCAGTGTCGCCGTCGGCAAAAGTACGACCGCCCGCATTTTACAAACGTTGCTCTCGCGCTGGCCGAATCACCCGAAGGTCGATCTCGTGACGACAGACGGTTTTTTGTACCCGAACGCCGAACTCGAAAAGCGCGGTTTGATGAAGCGAAAGGGATTCCCCGAAAGCTATGACATTCGCGCCTTAATGAAGTTTTTGGCGGAAGTAAAATCGGGAAATCCCGAAGTTGTGACGCCTGTTTATTCCCACCTCGTTTACGATATCGTCCCGAACGAATACCAAGTCATTCGCCAGCCGGACATCGTCATCGTAGAAGGGCTAAACGTGTTACAAACAACGCGGACGAGAAACGGAAATGGCCCCGTACCGCAATTGTTTGTATCAGACTTTTTCGATATATCACTCTACGTAGACGCAAACGTGAAAGACATTTCGCGATGGTATGTGGAGCGTTTTAAGCTGCTGCGGCATACGGCGTTTAAAGACCCAACGTCGTACTTCCGTCGTTACGCCGATTTATCTGACGATGAGGCGACGGAGAAGGCGCTGTCCATTTGGCGCGAAATTAACGAACGCAATTTATTGATGAACATTTTGCCGACCCGGGCGCGCGCTGACATTATTTTACGTAAAGGGCCGAACCACGACATACAGGAAGTGAAGCTGCGGAAGTTGTAG
- a CDS encoding DUF418 domain-containing protein, with the protein MHSLHVKNRIKVIDVIRGLAIFGILLVNIFFFSSSQTAIASGVPLWTGTADRVTEKVIELFVNGKFLCIFSFLFGFGTILFKESVLAKGKRFGRLYVRRLFALAIFGGIHGLLIWYGDILFHYALLGFALLLFHNCRAKTLLTWIVVLALLVPLLFTLSNLVVPTDQLIASDQAQVEVKKTGKAQQAHDQAIYGNGTYTKIAAQRIADWNASVINQLIFYPQLLSMFLLGAYFSKRRLLHDVTTHRTTLKKIGAVCGSLGLFFAFLPMLIQLVPYNFALSPRLLAIVDTVPILLSWQLLALFYITALVLLFTRPRWRKVLDPFAAVGRTAFSNYIFQSLLCTTIFYSFGFGLFGKVGPFAAVWLVCAIFVLQMGLSALWLRYFRIGPLEWVWRVFTYMSVPPLRRPATERSTLI; encoded by the coding sequence ATGCATTCACTCCATGTTAAAAACCGGATCAAAGTGATCGATGTCATTCGCGGCTTAGCGATTTTCGGCATTTTGCTCGTCAATATTTTTTTCTTCAGTTCATCGCAGACGGCAATCGCGTCCGGTGTGCCACTTTGGACGGGGACAGCAGACCGCGTGACAGAGAAGGTTATCGAACTGTTCGTTAATGGTAAGTTCCTTTGTATCTTCTCTTTTTTGTTTGGTTTCGGCACCATCTTATTCAAAGAAAGCGTACTGGCAAAAGGGAAGCGCTTCGGCCGCCTCTATGTACGCCGTTTATTCGCACTCGCGATTTTCGGGGGCATCCACGGCCTACTCATTTGGTACGGTGATATTTTATTCCATTATGCGTTGCTAGGCTTCGCCCTCCTCTTATTTCATAACTGTCGTGCAAAAACGTTACTCACCTGGATTGTCGTGTTGGCGTTACTCGTTCCGCTCTTGTTCACGTTGTCGAATTTAGTCGTTCCAACCGATCAACTCATTGCCTCAGACCAAGCGCAAGTTGAGGTAAAAAAAACAGGGAAGGCGCAGCAAGCTCACGATCAAGCGATTTACGGCAATGGGACGTACACGAAAATCGCCGCGCAGCGCATCGCTGATTGGAACGCTAGTGTTATAAACCAGCTCATCTTTTATCCACAACTGCTGAGCATGTTTTTACTCGGCGCGTATTTTTCCAAGCGACGGTTGTTACACGACGTCACCACCCATCGCACGACGTTGAAAAAAATCGGTGCCGTATGCGGTAGCCTCGGTTTATTCTTCGCATTTTTACCGATGCTCATCCAGTTAGTGCCATATAACTTCGCTTTATCGCCGCGCCTGCTCGCCATCGTAGACACGGTGCCGATTTTGCTTAGCTGGCAGCTGCTTGCACTGTTTTACATAACGGCACTCGTCCTCTTATTTACACGCCCTCGCTGGCGGAAAGTGTTAGATCCGTTCGCGGCTGTCGGCCGTACCGCGTTCAGTAACTACATCTTCCAGTCACTACTCTGTACGACGATTTTTTACAGTTTTGGCTTCGGGCTGTTCGGCAAAGTTGGGCCGTTCGCCGCCGTATGGCTCGTCTGTGCGATTTTTGTGTTGCAAATGGGCTTGAGTGCACTCTGGTTGCGCTACTTCCGCATTGGTCCACTCGAATGGGTGTGGCGGGTGTTCACTTACATGTCCGTTCCGCCGCTACGGCGTCCAGCGACGGAACGGTCGACACTCATTTGA